In Pseudoalteromonas sp. '520P1 No. 423', the following proteins share a genomic window:
- a CDS encoding GGDEF domain-containing protein has translation MKTQLVYSNNYDHLTGLNNRQYFIQCLNKVIDEKHQKSITITGVVFHIDLDKFQVINNNFGYAFGDKFLNFISHSLLDFLLEPNITSTVYTCSRKVRFNY, from the coding sequence ATGAAAACACAGTTGGTATATAGTAATAATTACGACCATTTAACTGGTTTAAATAACCGCCAATACTTTATTCAATGTTTGAATAAAGTCATAGATGAAAAACATCAAAAGTCGATAACAATTACTGGAGTTGTATTTCATATAGATTTAGATAAGTTTCAGGTAATTAATAATAATTTTGGATATGCGTTTGGAGATAAGTTTTTAAATTTTATATCACATTCTCTTTTAGATTTTTTATTAGAACCTAATATCACCAGCACTGTTTATACCTGCAGCAGAAAAGTACGGTTTAATTATTAA
- a CDS encoding S41 family peptidase — MVFHKSDKTKIFLALSALTLTACGGSSNSGTNLVTDPGTGTGDTPSWVAGTFEADSKFKDYCETPRTGSDPYNNNAPYPDKAGSALHEKMWLRSYSDNTYLWYSEIEDNDPNNFNVADYFKQLKTTQTTDSGAKKDNFHGSQNTADYKKQTQSGVTSGYGISWQFNARIPPRNLTVRYTEPDSPAALADLKRGTQILEVDGVDFVNGDNVDVINAGLFPAEVGESHDFKLLEPDGTIITKRFVSADVVSSPVQNTKIIETEIGKVGYLQFNSHIGLAQEGLIAAVKQFSDENVSELVVDLRYNGGGLLAMASQLAYMVAGDNATSNRTFENTIFNDKYPSTNPVTGSSLSPTPFYNKKIDYVSYQFTSEDLPSVALQRIFVLTTGSTCSASEAFMNGLRGIDIDVIQIGNKTCGKPYGFYPQDNCGDTYFTIQFKGVNEKGFGEYSDGFVPKEFPQFSSEVKGCNVADDYSKALGDPTEGMFSAALEYMKTESCPVVALSRASKANDVLQSASLNDGLAIKVPNQILKSIILENKILHRREIK, encoded by the coding sequence ATGGTATTTCATAAATCGGATAAAACTAAAATTTTCTTAGCTTTAAGCGCATTAACATTAACGGCTTGTGGTGGTTCATCAAATAGTGGCACAAATTTAGTTACTGATCCTGGCACAGGTACTGGTGATACTCCTTCTTGGGTTGCGGGTACTTTTGAAGCAGACTCTAAATTTAAAGATTATTGTGAAACCCCAAGAACCGGTAGTGATCCTTATAATAACAATGCACCTTACCCTGACAAAGCTGGCAGTGCACTACATGAAAAAATGTGGTTAAGATCTTATAGTGATAACACTTACCTATGGTACAGCGAAATTGAAGATAATGATCCAAATAACTTTAATGTAGCAGATTATTTTAAACAACTTAAAACCACTCAAACAACAGATTCAGGTGCAAAAAAAGATAACTTTCATGGCTCCCAAAACACAGCTGACTATAAAAAACAAACGCAATCTGGTGTTACATCGGGTTATGGCATAAGTTGGCAATTTAATGCTCGGATCCCACCTAGGAATTTAACTGTAAGATACACTGAACCAGACTCTCCAGCAGCGTTAGCTGATTTAAAGCGTGGTACACAGATTTTGGAAGTTGATGGTGTGGATTTTGTAAATGGTGACAATGTGGATGTTATCAACGCAGGTTTGTTTCCAGCTGAAGTAGGTGAATCTCATGATTTTAAATTACTCGAACCTGATGGCACAATCATCACTAAGAGATTTGTTTCAGCAGATGTTGTTTCATCCCCAGTACAAAATACAAAAATAATTGAGACTGAAATCGGCAAAGTCGGCTATTTACAATTTAATTCTCATATTGGTTTAGCACAAGAAGGTTTAATTGCAGCAGTTAAGCAATTTTCAGATGAAAATGTTTCAGAGCTTGTTGTTGATTTACGTTATAACGGTGGCGGATTATTGGCAATGGCTTCTCAACTTGCTTATATGGTTGCCGGAGATAATGCTACTAGTAACCGAACATTTGAAAATACGATCTTTAATGATAAGTATCCTAGTACTAACCCTGTAACCGGAAGTTCGCTTTCGCCAACGCCTTTTTATAATAAAAAAATTGATTACGTATCGTATCAATTTACATCTGAGGATTTACCAAGCGTAGCTTTACAACGTATATTTGTTTTAACTACAGGCTCTACTTGTTCTGCCAGTGAAGCCTTTATGAATGGCTTACGTGGTATAGATATTGATGTTATTCAAATAGGCAATAAAACATGTGGAAAACCTTATGGTTTCTATCCGCAAGATAACTGTGGCGATACTTATTTCACTATTCAATTTAAAGGTGTAAATGAAAAAGGTTTTGGCGAATATTCTGATGGTTTTGTGCCAAAAGAGTTTCCTCAATTTTCATCAGAAGTTAAAGGTTGTAATGTTGCTGATGATTATTCTAAGGCACTAGGCGATCCAACAGAGGGCATGTTCAGTGCCGCACTTGAATATATGAAAACTGAATCTTGTCCGGTCGTTGCTTTATCTAGAGCATCGAAGGCCAACGACGTATTGCAAAGTGCTTCTTTGAATGATGGTTTAGCGATAAAAGTCCCTAACCAAATTTTAAAATCTATTATTTTGGAAAATAAAATCCTTCACCGTAGAGAAATTAAATAA
- a CDS encoding MFS transporter: MSDEQTIKRDSNNSRDISKNNSIFSFSSNYFVANTMEIFERLAWYGIFGVLSLYMTAPLELGGLGATDQQRGTLSAVVMSFIYLLPVLTGALGDRYGYRKMLLISFALMTPSYYMLGQVDSYGAFFITYMVLAVGAAIFKPLIVGTVSRETTDANRSLGFGLFYTMVNIGGFLGPLTVAYLREISWELAFTMAAVSIAINFIPAIFFFRDPTKSVESSKNNKSIKETLVEVQDVLGNGRLALMVVPIMVMLLIPGTGLLSWKLISIFCASWLVINFIWDKVAQDDNRTWYGEKIKLGNVPFILYLLILAGFWAVYLQIFVSLNIFIRDYINTGDLITFFNSLNPNVSNFMSGANSEKLVQFLQQLNLTHGGNISLEVIQQSYFKLTNYSVMVPFDEISKLLSLDKGMLDMSKTAVIANQWINKYQQVKPELIASINFGSIVILQLFFSKMSSKFKIFHVLVGGTLLLSLSYLMLAIAPSLLIAGTAVVAAVLLFSIGEMLVSPKSMEYIAMVMPKEKSAMYQGYLYLASAFGFLAGGLLSGVGYEYFAKTLNKPELFWFMFAAIGVLSALALFAYDKFFAHKLESQKQN; encoded by the coding sequence GTGTCAGATGAACAGACAATAAAAAGGGATTCAAATAATAGTCGCGACATAAGTAAAAATAATTCAATTTTTAGTTTTAGCAGTAATTATTTCGTTGCTAATACAATGGAAATTTTTGAGCGACTAGCTTGGTATGGTATTTTTGGTGTTTTATCTCTTTATATGACTGCGCCATTAGAGCTTGGTGGATTAGGTGCAACTGATCAGCAAAGAGGAACTTTATCTGCTGTTGTTATGAGCTTTATTTATCTTTTACCTGTATTGACTGGCGCATTAGGAGATAGGTACGGTTATAGAAAAATGTTATTAATATCCTTTGCTTTGATGACACCTTCTTATTATATGTTAGGCCAAGTTGATTCCTATGGTGCATTTTTTATAACTTATATGGTTCTCGCTGTTGGTGCCGCGATATTTAAACCGCTTATTGTTGGTACTGTTAGCCGTGAAACAACAGATGCAAATCGTAGCCTAGGTTTTGGCTTATTTTATACTATGGTTAATATAGGTGGTTTTTTAGGGCCTCTTACAGTTGCTTATCTGAGAGAAATCAGCTGGGAATTAGCGTTTACAATGGCTGCTGTTTCGATTGCTATCAACTTTATTCCTGCCATATTTTTCTTTAGGGACCCAACAAAAAGTGTTGAGTCATCAAAGAATAATAAGTCTATAAAAGAAACTTTAGTTGAAGTACAAGATGTGCTTGGTAATGGTAGGCTCGCATTAATGGTTGTCCCAATTATGGTGATGTTGTTGATCCCCGGAACAGGTCTTTTATCCTGGAAGTTGATTTCAATTTTCTGTGCATCATGGCTAGTCATTAATTTCATTTGGGATAAGGTCGCACAAGATGATAATAGAACTTGGTATGGTGAAAAAATAAAACTTGGCAATGTACCTTTTATATTGTACTTACTTATTTTGGCTGGTTTTTGGGCTGTATATCTGCAAATATTTGTCTCCTTGAATATATTTATTAGGGATTATATAAATACAGGGGATCTGATCACATTTTTTAACTCACTTAACCCAAACGTATCAAATTTTATGTCAGGTGCTAATTCTGAAAAATTAGTTCAGTTTCTGCAGCAGCTTAATCTGACACATGGAGGAAATATAAGCCTTGAAGTGATCCAACAATCATATTTTAAGCTAACTAATTATAGTGTTATGGTGCCTTTTGATGAGATATCAAAGCTATTAAGTTTAGACAAAGGTATGCTAGATATGAGTAAAACAGCCGTAATAGCCAATCAATGGATTAATAAATATCAGCAAGTGAAACCTGAACTTATAGCATCAATTAACTTTGGTTCAATCGTCATTTTACAACTGTTCTTTAGTAAAATGTCATCAAAATTTAAAATATTCCATGTCTTAGTTGGCGGAACATTATTGTTATCTTTAAGCTATTTGATGTTAGCGATTGCGCCATCATTGCTTATTGCTGGTACTGCGGTGGTCGCTGCTGTATTACTATTTTCAATTGGTGAAATGTTAGTATCACCAAAAAGTATGGAATATATCGCGATGGTAATGCCTAAAGAAAAATCTGCAATGTATCAAGGATATTTGTATTTAGCGTCTGCTTTTGGTTTTTTAGCCGGAGGACTTTTATCGGGTGTTGGCTATGAATATTTTGCTAAAACCCTTAATAAACCAGAATTATTCTGGTTTATGTTTGCCGCAATAGGCGTATTATCAGCGTTAGCCTTATTTGCATATGATAAGTTTTTTGCTCATAAGTTAGAATCTCAAAAGCAAAATTAA
- the udp gene encoding uridine phosphorylase — protein sequence MKTVFHLGLHSEQINNAKLAIVPGDPARAERIASHLENITCLAQTREYHVYLGYLDEHPIVVCSTGIGGPSTSIAVEELAQLGIRTFLRIGTTGAIQPHINEGDVLISHGAVRLDGASQHFAPITYPAVADFFATKAMVEACDALEMPYHLGITASSDTFYPGQERYDTYSGYVTNSFQGSFVEWQKLGVMNYEMESATLFTMCSALGLKAACVAGVLVNRTRQEIPDVDHSLIEAKSVSVVLEAAKTLCKQPA from the coding sequence ATGAAAACAGTGTTTCATTTAGGTTTACACTCAGAACAAATCAATAATGCAAAACTAGCAATCGTACCTGGTGATCCCGCAAGAGCAGAACGTATAGCCTCACATTTAGAAAACATTACTTGTCTCGCTCAAACACGTGAATATCATGTTTATTTAGGATATTTAGATGAACATCCAATTGTTGTTTGTTCAACAGGTATAGGCGGTCCTTCCACTTCGATTGCTGTGGAAGAGTTAGCTCAATTAGGTATACGCACATTTTTAAGAATTGGGACGACAGGTGCTATTCAACCTCATATTAATGAAGGTGATGTATTGATCTCCCATGGTGCAGTTCGCCTTGATGGTGCAAGTCAGCACTTTGCACCAATCACCTACCCTGCTGTTGCTGATTTTTTTGCAACAAAAGCTATGGTAGAAGCATGTGATGCATTAGAGATGCCATATCATTTAGGGATCACTGCATCATCAGATACTTTTTATCCTGGACAAGAACGCTACGATACTTATTCTGGCTATGTTACAAATTCATTCCAAGGCAGTTTTGTTGAATGGCAAAAGCTTGGCGTAATGAATTATGAAATGGAGTCAGCTACATTATTTACTATGTGTTCAGCACTGGGTTTAAAAGCAGCCTGTGTTGCTGGTGTACTTGTAAATCGAACTCGCCAAGAAATCCCTGATGTTGATCATAGCTTAATTGAAGCAAAAAGTGTTTCAGTGGTACTTGAAGCTGCTAAGACATTATGTAAACAGCCGGCATAA
- a CDS encoding cache domain-containing protein translates to MMITIVFTVVHGGKRSNKHMKRVFQKFNYTLPLNLYKAINVLVFHKNEFIGVGGADILVTTISNMVEELKFQNQGQAFLFDSLGRTIHFSKLNNFRLNQPIAEKVATAVNNIISHLQLIISQIICYTNELDKLLVMSLIYLKCQ, encoded by the coding sequence GTGATGATAACTATAGTGTTTACGGTCGTTCATGGTGGGAAGAGATCAAACAAACACATGAAACGAGTATTTCAGAAGTTCAACTATACCCTGCCTTTAAATCTTTATAAAGCAATTAACGTTCTTGTTTTTCATAAAAATGAGTTTATAGGTGTTGGTGGTGCTGATATTTTAGTAACAACTATTTCAAATATGGTTGAAGAATTAAAGTTTCAAAATCAAGGGCAAGCATTTTTATTTGATTCTTTAGGGCGCACCATTCACTTTTCAAAGCTAAATAATTTTCGATTGAATCAACCCATTGCTGAAAAAGTAGCAACGGCAGTTAATAATATTATCTCACACTTGCAGTTAATAATTTCACAAATTATCTGCTATACCAATGAGTTAGATAAGCTGTTAGTCATGTCGCTGATTTATCTAAAATGTCAGTAA
- the cdd gene encoding cytidine deaminase, producing the protein MILSSPNQKINFSTSHILDINSLLKNTSGMLNSQFISKLKSELDTSLDDLLTALLPFASEFSVAPISNFYVGAIAVGSSGNLYFGANLEFTNQALSLVLHGEQSAISNAWLHGETHITKLAINAAPCGYCRQFINELACAHHIEILLNGEVIAFDKFLPMSFGPKDLGNDFGLLTLKENLKNSEKPDSISSELFQQISLSYAPYSNNLAACEIQTFDGQVFYGRYAENAAYSPSLSPLQAAISQLILSGNAFSKEVIKQVTLVEMENIENQLSVTKAVLESYDFKVPFNYVLLGNNT; encoded by the coding sequence ATGATTTTAAGTTCACCAAATCAAAAAATTAACTTTTCAACTTCCCACATATTAGATATTAATTCACTTTTAAAAAACACTAGCGGCATGCTTAATTCGCAATTTATTAGCAAGTTAAAAAGTGAGTTAGATACTTCTTTAGATGATTTATTAACCGCGTTATTACCATTTGCATCAGAGTTTTCTGTTGCGCCCATTTCTAACTTTTATGTTGGAGCTATCGCGGTCGGGTCTTCTGGTAATTTATACTTTGGCGCCAATTTAGAGTTTACTAATCAAGCACTATCTTTAGTACTACACGGAGAACAATCTGCTATTAGTAATGCCTGGCTACATGGTGAAACACATATTACCAAACTTGCAATAAATGCAGCACCTTGTGGCTATTGTAGACAATTTATTAATGAATTGGCATGTGCTCATCATATTGAGATTTTGTTAAATGGTGAAGTGATCGCTTTTGATAAGTTTTTACCTATGTCCTTTGGACCAAAAGATTTAGGTAACGATTTTGGATTATTGACACTTAAGGAAAACCTTAAAAATAGTGAAAAGCCAGACAGTATTTCATCTGAATTATTTCAACAGATCAGTTTAAGTTATGCACCTTATTCAAACAATTTAGCGGCTTGTGAAATACAAACCTTTGATGGTCAGGTATTTTATGGCCGTTATGCAGAAAATGCCGCGTACAGTCCGAGTTTATCCCCACTTCAGGCGGCGATCAGTCAATTAATTTTATCAGGAAATGCTTTTTCTAAAGAGGTCATCAAACAAGTAACACTTGTTGAGATGGAAAATATAGAAAATCAGTTGAGTGTTACTAAAGCGGTACTAGAAAGTTATGACTTTAAAGTACCGTTTAATTATGTATTATTAGGTAATAATACATAA
- a CDS encoding energy transducer TonB: MNSFTKVICFLFLLLKTTHLLATPFESENSFTPAKLIPKSHNVKEVPHATRLEGWVYMSYIVDVDGKTKDIEILAYSTKGANLHHAYKRVESLRYEAALYKGKPVESAKTYLLKHTISFYGSNNEGISTGYRYGFNRVDKYLQTKEFTKAKSELDQLNEDHSKNLTEQALTAWLYSNYYASQKDWSNYGEMVQIANHLREMLPTKMAIKNSQNLLSYYEFTQQYADAVNTVYKMKNIKNAEIKPDTIKAMILPLSKKLNSSVAIKIEANLKKDIAWQYSVGRKVLSVKVEQGKLDSAQFRCTNVVYNIEMDNLNSIVIPNDFHNCSFLLKGAEGSKIIITEKNQTQLL; the protein is encoded by the coding sequence ATGAACAGTTTCACTAAAGTAATTTGTTTTCTTTTTTTATTGCTAAAAACAACACATCTATTAGCAACTCCCTTTGAATCAGAAAATAGTTTTACGCCAGCAAAGTTAATACCTAAATCTCATAATGTAAAGGAAGTACCTCATGCAACAAGGCTCGAAGGTTGGGTATATATGAGTTATATAGTAGATGTGGATGGGAAAACTAAAGATATTGAAATATTAGCCTATTCCACTAAAGGTGCTAATTTACATCATGCATATAAAAGAGTAGAAAGCCTTCGCTATGAAGCCGCATTATATAAAGGTAAGCCTGTAGAGTCTGCTAAAACATATTTGCTTAAACATACAATTAGTTTTTATGGTAGCAATAATGAAGGCATTTCTACTGGGTATAGATATGGGTTTAATCGTGTTGATAAATATTTACAAACAAAAGAATTTACTAAAGCAAAAAGTGAACTTGATCAACTCAATGAAGATCATAGTAAAAATTTAACTGAGCAAGCCTTGACAGCATGGCTTTATAGTAACTACTACGCATCTCAAAAAGATTGGTCTAATTATGGAGAAATGGTACAAATAGCTAATCATTTAAGAGAAATGTTACCAACTAAAATGGCAATCAAAAATAGTCAAAATCTATTATCTTATTACGAGTTTACTCAACAATATGCAGATGCTGTTAATACCGTTTATAAAATGAAGAATATTAAAAACGCAGAAATTAAACCTGATACTATCAAAGCAATGATATTACCTTTATCAAAAAAGTTGAACAGCTCAGTTGCAATAAAAATTGAGGCAAATTTAAAAAAAGACATAGCATGGCAATACTCTGTTGGCCGTAAGGTATTAAGTGTCAAAGTCGAGCAAGGGAAATTAGACTCTGCACAATTTCGATGCACCAATGTCGTATACAACATTGAAATGGATAACTTAAACTCTATTGTCATACCAAATGACTTCCACAATTGTTCATTTTTATTAAAAGGTGCTGAAGGTAGTAAAATCATTATTACAGAAAAAAATCAAACTCAGTTATTATAA
- a CDS encoding bacterioferritin-associated ferredoxin: MYVCICNGVTTKKIETAIDNGAHTLKQLSTELHIGKQCGKCCKCTKKILNNKLIQISNLEPDVA, from the coding sequence ATGTATGTTTGTATTTGTAATGGTGTTACAACAAAAAAAATTGAAACCGCTATAGATAATGGTGCACATACGTTAAAACAACTCTCAACAGAACTACATATTGGTAAACAATGTGGCAAGTGTTGCAAATGTACAAAAAAGATTTTGAATAATAAATTAATCCAAATATCAAACCTTGAGCCTGATGTTGCATAA
- a CDS encoding EAL domain-containing protein codes for MTYIHINEVNSVFVENIQRTAKIMGKKTVAEFVEDALILKKLNEIGVYYVQGYHIHKPQKWF; via the coding sequence GTGACATACATACATATAAATGAAGTTAATTCCGTATTTGTTGAGAACATCCAAAGAACAGCAAAAATTATGGGTAAAAAAACAGTGGCGGAATTTGTAGAAGATGCACTTATTTTAAAAAAACTAAATGAAATTGGTGTTTATTATGTACAGGGTTATCATATACATAAGCCTCAAAAATGGTTCTAA
- a CDS encoding arginase family protein has product MSNNWNEFKTQLENCLCPPGNGVFTVNTAKERKEALHQKLYNETSQEKVTALWQSSLSEMPSSEHKAVILGISSDCGGGILRGANWGPLLLRATMVEQQAQTQAFDMGDIRIIPHLLHDKYLNNGTIENCQKALYKKDDANNKSDYAVSPLSITEDVCDSFYANLPEKGIFGIGGDHSISYPLTKSFLKAKRDRGIRTAIIHFDAHTDLLVERLGIDLCFGSWCTHILEYLPDPSHLIQIGIRSSGKPKSHWEDTFGVKQHWAHEIQEQGAQKIVDGIIEQLKRDNVDELYVSFDIDALDAKWASATGTPEPDGMTPDESLLILKALSKQFPITGADMMEIAPFTDSSLVGQSSSETTLKEGAKISAFLIDAMNK; this is encoded by the coding sequence ATGAGTAATAACTGGAATGAATTTAAAACACAGCTAGAGAACTGTCTATGTCCACCAGGTAATGGCGTATTCACGGTTAATACTGCAAAAGAACGTAAAGAAGCGTTACATCAAAAACTTTATAATGAAACATCACAAGAGAAAGTAACTGCTTTATGGCAATCATCTTTATCTGAGATGCCAAGTTCAGAGCATAAAGCGGTGATCCTAGGGATCAGTTCAGACTGTGGTGGCGGTATTTTACGTGGCGCGAACTGGGGTCCTTTATTACTTCGCGCAACTATGGTTGAACAACAAGCACAAACCCAAGCATTTGATATGGGTGATATTCGAATTATTCCTCATTTATTACACGATAAATACTTGAACAATGGCACCATAGAAAATTGTCAAAAAGCGCTATATAAAAAAGATGATGCTAACAATAAATCAGATTATGCTGTAAGCCCGTTATCTATTACAGAAGATGTATGTGATAGCTTCTATGCCAATCTCCCTGAGAAAGGTATTTTTGGTATCGGTGGTGATCACTCAATTAGCTACCCATTAACAAAATCATTTTTAAAAGCAAAACGTGATCGTGGTATCCGTACTGCAATTATACATTTTGATGCTCATACTGATTTGTTGGTAGAACGTTTAGGTATAGATCTATGTTTTGGTTCTTGGTGTACACATATTCTTGAATATTTGCCTGATCCAAGTCACTTAATTCAAATTGGCATACGCTCTAGTGGTAAACCAAAATCTCATTGGGAAGATACATTTGGCGTAAAACAGCATTGGGCACATGAAATTCAAGAGCAAGGCGCTCAAAAAATTGTTGATGGTATTATTGAACAATTAAAGCGTGACAATGTAGATGAACTTTATGTGAGCTTTGATATCGATGCATTAGATGCTAAATGGGCATCAGCAACTGGTACACCAGAACCAGATGGTATGACACCAGATGAATCTTTATTAATCTTAAAAGCATTAAGTAAACAGTTCCCAATTACAGGTGCTGATATGATGGAAATAGCACCTTTCACAGATAGCTCTTTAGTTGGTCAATCAAGTTCAGAAACGACATTAAAAGAAGGCGCAAAAATTTCAGCGTTTTTAATTGATGCAATGAATAAATAA